The following proteins come from a genomic window of Leopardus geoffroyi isolate Oge1 chromosome A3, O.geoffroyi_Oge1_pat1.0, whole genome shotgun sequence:
- the KRCC1 gene encoding lysine-rich coiled-coil protein 1 produces the protein MKHSKKTYDSFQDELEDYIKVQKARGLEPKTCFRKMREDCLETCGYKEEVDYRPRHRMFDHRLSSETVQTYPRSCPISPKVENRLPQWLPAHDSRLRLDSLSYCQFTRDCFSEKPGPLNLSQQAYNCRPYSVESGVYKRLSSENSASAHQASHKQIHQQGKRHPEEAREKVEEERPKHRRKKGCEEIDLDKHKNFQRNLTQMETVRVSTEKLKNRKEKKGRDVASKKEERKRRKEKKEQGKERTEEEMLWDQSILGF, from the coding sequence ATGAAGcattcaaagaagacatatgacTCTTTTCAAGATGAACTTGAAGATTATATCAAAGTGCAGAAAGCCAGAGGCTTAGAGCCAAAGACTTGTTTCAGAAAGATGAGAGAGGACTGTTTGGAAACTTGTGGGTACAAAGAAGAGGTTGATTACAGACCGAGGCATAGAATGTTTGATCACAGACTCTCATCTGAGACTGTCCAGACCTACCCGAGATCATGCCCTATTTCACCAAAGGTGGAAAACCGGTTACCTCAGTGGCTACCAGCTCATGACAGCAGGCTAAGACTAGACTCTCTGAGCTACTGCCAGTTCACCAGGGACTGTTTCTCAGAAAAACCAGGACCCCTGAACCTTAGTCAGCAAGCGTATAACTGTCGCCCATACAGTGTGGAATCTGGAGTTTACAAGCGTCTCTCCTCAGAAAACAGTGCCAGCGCCCATCAAGCCAGTCATAAACAGATACATCAGCAGGGGAAAAGGCACCCAGAGGAAGCCAGAGAAAAAGTAGAGGAGGAGCGGCCCAAGCATAGGAGGAAAAAAGGTTGTGAGGAAATAGATTTAGACAAACACAAGAACTTCCAAAGAAATCTAACACAAATGGAAACAGTCAGGGTCAGTACAGAAAAGCTTAAGAATCGAAAGGAGAAGAAAGGCCGAGATGTGGCCTCTAAGAAAGAGGAACGTAAgcgtagaaaagagaaaaaggaacaaggtaaagagaggacagaggaggaaatgcTTTGGGACCAGTCTATCCTTGGATTTTGA